The sequence below is a genomic window from Betaproteobacteria bacterium.
CTTGATGAGCTCTATGCCGCCCGTGTCGGGCAGCGAAAGGTCGAGGATGGCCACGTCGGGGCCGCATTCCTTGTACAGGCGGTAGCCTTCCGCGGCATCGCCGGCTTCGCCGACGATGCGCAGGTCGCTGCGCCGCTCCAGGAGCCGGCGGTAGCCTTCCCGCACCACGGCGTGATCGTCCACCAGCAGGAGACCCAGGATTTCCCTCATGCCTTTACCTCCGGGCCGGAGACAAGGGGAATGCGCACCCGCACCAGGGTTCCCCGGGGCTGGCGGGCTTCCAGGCTGAAACGGCCGCCCAGGGCCTGCACCCGCTCGTGCATGCCGAGGACGCCCAGGCCCCGTTCGGAGGGCAGCGGGACTTCGCCGTGGCCGTCGTCGCTCACCGTGAGTTCGACCTCCGCTCCCCGGGAGAGGCGCACCAGCACCTCGCCCGCTTCGCCGTGGCGGGTGGCGTTGGTCAGGCTTTCCTGGACGATGCGGTAGAGGTTGATATTGAGGTTGTCCGGGAAGTCGCCGCACTCGCCTTCGATTTCCAGCCGGTAGAGGCAGCGTCCCCGGCTGCGCTGGTTCCAGCCCCGCACCAGGTCGTCCAGGCCGGCGGCGAGGCCGAAGGCATCCAGCCCCACCGGCCTGAGCTGGCGCAGGATCTGTTGCAGCGATTCCAGCATATGGCCCGAGGTGCGCGCGATGGCCTGGGCGCAGGGAGCGAGTTCGGGCAGGCCGTCCCGGGCCAGTTCGTTGGCGAAGGCGGCCTCGGCGTTGATCGAGGTGAGGCACTGGCCGAATTCGTCGTGCAGTTCCCGGGCCAGGTGCCGTCTTTCTTCTTCGCGCACGGTGAGGAGCCGTTCGGCCAGGCGGCGCTGCTCGCCGATGGTGTTCTGCAGGCGGTCGGCCAGATGGTTGAAGACCGAGCTGATGCGTTGCAGCTCGATCAATTCGCAACGGGGCAGGCGCACGGTGAGGTCGCCCTTTTCCATGCGCCCCAGGGCGTCGAGAATCTCCTCTGTCGGGCGCAGGGCGCGGCGCACCGGGCGATAGACCAGAAAATTGAGGAACAGGATGCCCAGGGTGATGCCGAGGACGGTGCGGATCTGGCGCCAGGCGTCGGCGGCCTCGCTGGCGATGTCCGGGCGTACCGTCAGGGCGCCCACCTTGACGCCGGGGTAGTGGCCCACGTGGCTGAGGTAGACCACGTCGGAACCGATCAGGCGGTGCATGGCCCAGGAGAGGAGCCCGGGGGAATAGCCCGGTT
It includes:
- a CDS encoding histidine kinase, producing the protein MPYHRRFSPVGPLPAMDLKRSLLIRITVFALVIFLAAVGVILEQSRTRVRAQIERTGSTIQQLITDEVARSSDAFHRSIDDIDLSGLAAIGELIHFCVEIEDLYLRPITARCFEEPGYSPGLLSWAMHRLIGSDVVYLSHVGHYPGVKVGALTVRPDIASEAADAWRQIRTVLGITLGILFLNFLVYRPVRRALRPTEEILDALGRMEKGDLTVRLPRCELIELQRISSVFNHLADRLQNTIGEQRRLAERLLTVREEERRHLARELHDEFGQCLTSINAEAAFANELARDGLPELAPCAQAIARTSGHMLESLQQILRQLRPVGLDAFGLAAGLDDLVRGWNQRSRGRCLYRLEIEGECGDFPDNLNINLYRIVQESLTNATRHGEAGEVLVRLSRGAEVELTVSDDGHGEVPLPSERGLGVLGMHERVQALGGRFSLEARQPRGTLVRVRIPLVSGPEVKA